A genomic region of Eucalyptus grandis isolate ANBG69807.140 chromosome 5, ASM1654582v1, whole genome shotgun sequence contains the following coding sequences:
- the LOC104455481 gene encoding uncharacterized protein LOC104455481, whose product MVNAVKIYKPLLRATMRLAGLTPQKIEVEPGTVMNIWAPTRSKKNANNSKKPAVVFLHGFFADGILTWQFQVLALARDYAVYVPDLLFFGGSSTGDGRRTVGFQAECLARGLAKLGVQQCTVVGFSYGAVVAFRLAELQPELVESVVATCSGPVLTESLSRECLERLGFPTWSEFLLPDSASALKKLLEISSFHFPILPKCVFKHALEDQALELMDGG is encoded by the exons atggtgaaCGCTGTCAAGATTTACAAGCCCCTGTTGCGAGCGACCATGAGGCTCGCCGGATTGACACCTCAAAAGATCGAGGTCGAACCTGGGACTGTCATGAATATCTGGGCTCCGACCCGATCCAAGAAGAATGCCAACAACAGTAAAAAACCAGCCGTCGTCTTCCTCCACGGCTTCTTTGCTGACGGCATCCTGACATGGCAGTTCCAAGTCCTCGCCCTTGCGAGGGACTATGCAGTCTACGTGCCGGACCTCCTCTTCTTCGGTGGTTCCTCCACCGGCGACGGCCGCCGGACTGTGGGATTCCAGGCGGAGTGCCTGGCAAGGGGGCTGGCAAAACTGGGAGTGCAGCAGTGCACAGTGGTCGGGTTCAGCTACGGCGCGGTGGTGGCGTTCAGGTTGGCCGAGTTGCAGCCTGAGCTGGTCGAGTCAGTGGTGGCGACGTGCTCTGGCCCGGTGTTGACGGAGTCGCTGAGCCGAGAGTGCTTAGAGAGGTTGGGGTTTCCGACGTGGTCGGAATTTCTGTTGCCTGATTCGGCGAGTGCACTGAAGAAGTTGCTTGAAATTAGCAGCTTCCACTTCCCCATACTCCCCAAATGTGTTTTCAAGCACGCTTTAGAG GACCAAGCACTAGAATTGATGGATGGTGGTTGA